The following proteins come from a genomic window of Legionella cherrii:
- a CDS encoding MBL fold metallo-hydrolase, with protein MIEYQLFEAGYCRHCERMTLKKGRWKQREYPAICALIKHPEQGYILFDTGYSNRFYTLTQKFPYSIYRRLTPVELKKSLKEQLAEKNIQAAEIKGIVISHFHADHIGGLKDFPNARIFCHAEAVEDIRHKTGIKALLQGFLPGLLPKDFYERLVVLEHEVRLETNLLPFATGFDLFHDGQLIAIPLPGHAKGQIGLYFKAPQETFFVADSCWHQESFKEGVFPSDLTYLIHDNKEAYQQTIRKLQQLFKNNKEIDIIPSHCQHIRARLLENQR; from the coding sequence GACATTGTGAGCGAATGACCCTAAAAAAAGGGCGTTGGAAACAACGCGAATATCCAGCAATTTGTGCCTTAATCAAACACCCAGAGCAAGGATACATCCTCTTTGATACAGGCTACAGCAATCGATTCTACACACTAACCCAAAAATTTCCTTATTCCATCTACAGACGCTTAACACCCGTGGAATTAAAAAAATCACTTAAAGAACAATTAGCGGAAAAAAATATTCAAGCTGCGGAGATCAAGGGTATTGTGATTTCGCATTTTCATGCAGATCATATTGGTGGTTTAAAAGACTTCCCTAACGCACGCATATTCTGTCATGCCGAAGCGGTAGAAGACATACGCCATAAAACAGGAATCAAAGCATTGTTGCAGGGATTTTTACCCGGACTACTGCCAAAAGATTTTTATGAACGTCTGGTCGTATTAGAACATGAAGTACGACTCGAAACGAACCTGCTACCCTTTGCCACTGGATTTGATCTGTTTCATGACGGACAACTTATTGCTATTCCTCTGCCAGGTCATGCTAAAGGTCAAATCGGCCTGTATTTTAAGGCGCCCCAAGAAACGTTCTTTGTGGCAGACAGTTGTTGGCATCAAGAATCTTTTAAGGAAGGCGTTTTTCCAAGTGATCTGACTTATTTAATTCATGATAATAAAGAAGCGTACCAGCAAACCATTAGAAAATTGCAGCAGCTTTTTAAAAACAATAAAGAAATCGATATTATTCCTTCTCATTGTCAACACATCCGTGCTCGCCTTTTGGAGAATCAACGATGA